The Vitis vinifera cultivar Pinot Noir 40024 chromosome 12, ASM3070453v1 genome has a segment encoding these proteins:
- the LOC100247273 gene encoding trans-resveratrol di-O-methyltransferase-like, which produces MDLANGEISAELLHAQAHVWNHIFNFIKSMSLKCATQLGIPDIIHNHGKPMTLPELVAKLPVHPKRSQCVYRLMRILVHSGFLAAQRVQQGEEEEGYVLTDASRLLLMDDSLSIRPLVLAMLDPILTKPWHYLSAWFQNDDPTPFHTAYERPFWDYAGHEPQLNNSFNEAMASDARLLTSVLLKEGKGVFAGLNSLVDVGGGTGKVAKAIANAFPHLNCTVLDLPHVVAGLQGSKNLNYFAGDMFEAIPPADAILLKWILHDWSDEECVKILKRCREAIPSKENGGKVIIIDMIMMKNQGDYKSTETQLFFDMTMMIFAAGRERDENEWEKLFLDAGFSHYKITPILGLRSLIEVYP; this is translated from the exons AAAATGTGCTACTCAACTAGGCATCCCAGacatcatccacaaccatgGCAAGCCCATGACTCTTCCTGAGCTGGTCGCTAAGCTCCCAGTCCACCCTAAAAGGAGTCAGTGCGTGTACCGTCTCATGCGCATTCTTGTTCATTCTGGCTTCCTTGCTGCGCAAAGAGTCCAACAAGGTGAGGAAGAAGAGGGGTATGTGCTTACAGATGCCTCTAGGCTCCTTCTAATGGATGACTCCTTGAGCATAAGGCCCTTGGTGCTTGCCATGCTCGACCCAATTTTAACTAAACCATGGCATTATCTGAGTGCTTGGTTTCAAAATGATGATCCCACTCCGTTCCACACTGCTTATGAGCGGCCATTTTGGGATTATGCCGGCCATGAACCTCAGCTCAACAATTCCTTCAATGAAGCCATGGCTAGCGATGCTCGCTTACTCACCAGCGTGCTGCTTAAGGAGGGCAAGGGCGTATTTGCGGGGTTGAACTCATTAGTTGATGTAGGGGGTGGCACCGGAAAAGTGGCCAAGGCCATTGCTAACGCTTTCCCACATTTGAACTGCACCGTGTTAGATCTCCCCCACGTGGTTGCTGGCTTGCAAGGGAGCAAGAACTTGAACTACTTTGCAGGTGATATGTTTGAGGCAATTCCTCCTGCAGATGCAATTTTACTCAAG TGGATACTGCACGACTGGAGCGATGAAGAATGCGTGAAGATACTAAAGCGATGCAGGGAAGCAATTCCGAGCAAGGAAAACGGAGGAAAGGTGATTATCATAGACATGATCATGATGAAGAATCAAGGAGACTACAAGTCCACAGAAACACAGCTGTTCTTTGATATGACGATGATGATTTTCGCCGCGGGTAGAGAGAGGGACGAGAACGAATGGGAGAAGCTATTCTTGGATGCTGGTTTCAGTCACTACAAGATAACTCCCATTTTGGGTTTGAGGTCCCTCATTGAGGTTTATCCTTGA
- the LOC100254091 gene encoding putative receptor-like protein kinase At3g47110, protein MYLFSPFVLAFVLVYCWVACFTPMVFSINLVDEVALIALKAHITYDSQGILATNWSTKSSYCSWYGISCNAPQQRVSAINLSNMGLQGTIVSQVGNLSFLVSLDLSNNYFHASLPKDIGKCKELQQLNLFNNKLVGSIPEAICNLSKLEELYLGNNQLTGEIPKTFSHLRNLKILSLRMNNLTGSIPATIFNISSLLNISLSYNSLSGSLPMDMCNTNPNLKELNLTSNNLSGKIPTSLGQCTKLQVISLSYNELTGSMPRAIGNLVELQRLSLLNNSLTGEIPQSLLNISSLRFLRLGENNLVGILPTSMGYDLPKLEFIDLSSNQLKGEIPSSLLHCRQLRVLSLSVNHLTGGIPKAIGSLSNLEELYLDYNNLAGGIPREIGNLSNLNILDFGSSGISGPIPPEIFNISSLQIIDLTDNSLPGSLPMDICKHLPNLQGLYLSWNKLSGQLPSTLSLCGQLQSLSLWGNRFTGNIPPSFGNLTALQVLELAENNIPGNIPSELGNLINLQYLKLSANNLTGIIPEAIFNISSLQEIDFSNNSLSGCLPMDICKHLPDLPKLEFIDLSSNQLKGEIPSSLSHCPHLRGLSLSLNQFTGGIPQAIGSLSNLEELYLAYNNLVGGIPREIGNLSNLNILDFGSSGISGPIPPEIFNISSLQIFDLTDNSLLGSLPMDIYKHLPNLQELYLSWNKLSGQLPSTLSLCGQLQSLSLWGNRFTGNIPPSFGNLTALQDLELGDNNIQGNIPNELGNLINLQNLKLSENNLTGIIPEAIFNISKLQSLSLAQNHFSGSLPSSLGTQLPDLEGLAIGRNEFSGIIPMSISNMSELTELDIWDNFFTGDVPKDLGNLRRLEFLNLGSNQLTDEHSASEVGFLTSLTNCNFLRTLWIEDNPLKGILPNSLGNLSISLESFDASACQFRGTIPTGIGNLTSLISLELGDNDLTGLIPTTLGQLKKLQELGIAGNRLRGSIPNDLCRLKNLGYLFLSSNQLTGSIPSCLGYLPPLRELYLHSNALASNIPPSLWTLRGLLVLNLSSNFLTGHLPPEVGNIKSIRTLDLSKNQVSGHIPRTLGELQNLEDLSLSQNRLQGPIPLEFGDLLSLKFLDLSQNNLSGVIPKSLKALTYLKYLNVSFNKLQGEIPDGGPFMNFTAESFIFNEALCGAPHFQVIACDKSTRSRSWRTKLFILKYILPPVISIITLVVFLVLWIRRRKNLEVPTPIDSWLPGSHEKISHQQLLYATNYFGEDNLIGKGSLSMVYKGVLSNGLTVAVKVFNLEFQGAFRSFDSECEVMQSIRHRNLVKIITCCSNLDFKALVLEYMPKGSLDKWLYSHNYFLDLIQRLNIMIDVASALEYLHHDCPSLVVHCDLKPNNILLDDDMVAHVGDFGIARLLTETESMQQTKTLGTIGYMAPEYGSDGIVSTKGDVFSYGIMLMEVFARKKPMDEMFNGDLTLKSWVESLADSMIEVVDANLLRREDEDFATKLSCLSSIMALALACTTDSPEERIDMKDVVVGLKKIKIELLT, encoded by the exons ATGTAcctcttttctccttttgttttaGCATTTGTTTTGGTATATTGTTGGGTGGCTTGCTTCACTCCCATGGTTTTCTCCATCAATTTAGTTGATGAGGTTGCTCTTATTGCCTTGAAAGCCCATATCACATATGATTCCCAAGGCATTTTGGCAACAAATTGGTCTACCAAAAGCTCCTATTGTAGTTGGTATGGTATTTCTTGCAATGCTCCTCAACAAAGAGTTTCTGCAATCAATCTCTCTAACATGGGTCTTCAAGGAACTATTGTGTCACAAGTCGGCAACCTCTCTTTTCTTGTTTCCCTTGATCTCAGTAATAACTACTTCCATGCGTCTCTTCCCAAGGATATTG gtAAGTGCAAAGAGCTTCAACAactgaatttatttaataataaattggtTGGAAGCATTCCAGAAGCCATTTGTAATTTATCAAAACTTGAAGAGCTATATCTTGGCAATAATCAGTTGACCGGTGAAATTCCAAAGACGTTCAGTCATCTTCGTAATCTGAAGATATTGTCATTGCGAATGAACAACTTAACAGGTTCCATACCTGCCACCATTTTCAACATATCTTCTTTGCTCAACATTAGTCTCTCCTACAACAGCCTCTCTGGAAGTCTTCCCATGGATATGTGCAACACCAATCCAAATCTCAAGGAGCTTAATCTTACGTCAAATAACTTGAGTGGAAAGATCCCCACCAGTTTAGGCCAATGTACAAAGCTTCAAGTAATTTCCTTATCATATAATGAATTGACGgggagcatgccaagagcaatTGGTAATTTGGTGGAGCTTCAGAGATTGTCTCTCCTCAATAACAGCTTGACAG GAGAAATACCTCAATCACTGTTGAACATCTCTTCATTGAGGTTTTTGCGTCTGGGAGAAAATAACCTAGTAGGTATCCTCCCTACAAGCATGGGTTATGATCTTCCCAAGCTTGAATTCATTGATCTCTCAAGCAATCAACTCAAAGGTGAAATCCCCTCCAGCTTGTTGCATTGTCGACAGCTCCGAGTGCTATCCTTATCAGTCAATCACTTAACTGGAGGCATACCAAAAGCTATAGGGAGTTTATCGAATCTTGAAGAATTATATCTTGATTATAACAATTTGGCAGGTGGAATTCCTAGAGAGATTGGgaatctttcaaatttaaatattctgGACTTTGGGTCTAGTGGAATAAGTGGCCCTATTCCTCCTGAAATTTTCAATATCTCTTCTTTGCAAATCATTGATTTGACTGATAATAGCCTTCCTGGGAGTCTTCCAATGGATATCTGCAAACATCTTCCTAATCTCCAAGGGCTCTATCTTTCTTGGAATAAGCTCAGTGGTCAACTTCCTTCAACTCTGTCCTTATGTGGACAATTGCAGTCACTGTCTTTATGGGGGAATAGGTTCACAGGTAACATTCCACCTTCATTTGGTAATTTAACCGCCTTACAGGTTCTTGAATTGGCGGAAAACAATATTCCAGGTAACATCCCCAGTGAGTTGGGGAATCTCATCAACTTACAGTACTTGAAACTTAGCGCAAACAATCTAACAGGGATAATACCAGAAGCTATTTTCAATATCTCTTCATTACAAGAGATTGATTTTAGTAATAATAGCCTTTCCGGGTGTCTTCCAATGGATATCTGCAAACATCTTCCTGATCTTCCCAAGCTTGAATTCATTGATCTCTCAAGCAATCAACTCAAAGGTGAAATCCCTTCCAGCTTGTCGCATTGTCCACATCTCCGAGGGCTATCATTATCACTCAATCAGTTCACAGGAGGCATACCACAAGCCATAGGGAGTTTATCGAATCTTGAAGAATTATATCTTGCTTATAACAATTTGGTAGGTGGAATTCCTAGAGAGATTGGgaatctttcaaatttaaatattctgGACTTTGGGTCTAGTGGAATAAGTGGCCCTATTCCTCCTGAAATTTTCAATATCTCTTCTTTGCAAATATTTGATTTGACTGATAATAGCCTTCTTGGGAGTCTTCCAATGGATATCTACAAACATCTTCCTAATCTCCAAGAGCTCTATCTTTCTTGGAATAAGCTCAGTGGTCAACTTCCTTCAACTCTGTCCTTATGTGGACAATTGCAGTCACTGTCTTTATGGGGGAATAGGTTCACAGGTAACATTCCACCTTCATTTGGTAATTTAACCGCCTTACAGGATCTTGAATTGGGGGACAACAATATTCAAGGTAACATCCCCAATGAGTTGGGGAATCTCATCAACTTACAGAACTTGAAACTTAGCGAAAACAATCTGACAGGGATAATACCAGAAGCTATTTTTAACATCTCAAAACTGCAGAGCCTTTCGTTGGCACAAAATCACTTTTCAGGCAGTCTCCCATCAAGTCTTGGCACTCAGCTCCCCGATCTTGAAGGGCTTGCTATAGGACGCAATGAATTCAGTGGAATAATTCCAATGTCTATTTCAAACATGTCAGAACTTACTGAGCTGGACATATGGGACAATTTCTTCACTGGTGATGTGCCAAAAGATCTAGGTAACTTGAGAAGGCTTGAATTTCTCAACCTTGGATCCAATCAATTGACTGATGAACACTCCGCCTCTGAGGTTGGTTTTCTTACTTCTCTGACCAATTGTAATTTTTTGAGAACATTGTGGATAGAAGATAATCCTTTAAAAGGTATTCTTCCAAATTCACTAGGGAATCTTTCCATTTCTCTTGAAAGTTTTGATGCATCAGCCTGCCAATTCAGAGGAACCATCCCCACAGGAATTGGTAATTTGACCAGTTTGATATCTCTAGAGCTAGGAGATAATGACTTGACAGGTTTGATTCCAACTACATTGGGTCAACTAAAGAAGCTCCAAGAATTAGGCATTGCTGGAAATAGACTACGAGGATCCATTCCAAATGATCTTTGTCGTTTGAAGAACTTGGGATACTTGTTTTTGAGTTCTAACCAACTAACTGGATCAATCCCAAGTTGTCTTGGATATCTTCCTCCACTACGAGAACTCTATCTTCACTCCAATGCATTAGCTTCCAACATTCCTCCATCCTTATGGACCCTTAGAGGTTTGTTGGTTCTTAACTTGTCTTCAAATTTCCTAACTGGCCATCTACCTCCCGAAGTTGGAAACATAAAGTCCATTAGAACATTGGACCTGTCAAAGAACCAAGTTTCAGGTCACATTCCAAGAACATTGGGAGAACTACAAAATTTGGAAGACCTTTCCTTGTCCCAAAACAGACTACAAGGCCCTATACCTCTAGAGTTTGGTGATTTGCTAAGCTTGAAATTCTTGGATTTGTCCCAAAACAATTTATCTGGAGTCATTCCCAAGTCATTAAAGGCTCTTACTTATCTCAAATATCTAAATGTTTCTTTCAATAAACTACAAGGAGAAATTCCGGATGGAGGACCTTTCATGAATTTCACTGCTGAATCGTTCATCTTCAATGAAGCCTTGTGTGGAGCACCTCACTTTCAAGTCATAGCATGTGATAAAAGCACTCGCAGTCGATCGTGGAGGACGAAGTTATTCATCTTGAAATATATTCTACCTCCAGTCATATCAATAATAACTTTAGTGGTTTTCCTTGTTTTGTGGATACGTAGACGAAAGAACTTGGAAGTGCCAACTCCAATTGACTCATGGCTTCCTGGATCACATGAAAAGATTTCCCACCAGCAACTTCTTTATGCAACAAACTACTTTGGTGAAGATAATTTGATTGGGAAAGGAAGCCTGAGCATGGTATATAAAGGGGTATTATCTAATGGCTTAACTGTTGCTGTAAAGgtttttaatttagaattccAAGGAGCCTTTAGGAGTTTTGATTCAGAATGTGAAGTGATGCAAAGTATTCGCCATCGGAATCTCGTCAAGATAATTACTTGTTGCTCCAACCTTGACTTCAAAGCATTGGTGCTCGAATATATGCCTAAAGGAAGCCTTGACAAGTGGTTGTATTCTCACAACTATTTTTTGGATCTCATCCAAAGATTAAACATCATGATTGATGTGGCATCAGCATTGGAGTATCTTCATCATGATTGTCCAAGCCTTGTGGTGCATTGCGACTTAAAGCCCAACAATATTTTGTTAGATGATGACATGGTTGCTCATGTGGGCGATTTTGGGATTGCAAGATTGTTGACTGAAACAGAGTCTATGCAACAAACAAAGACCTTGGGCACAATTGGCTACATGGCACCAG AGTATGGCTCAGATGGGATAGTATCCACAAAGGGCGATGTTTTTAGCTATGGGATCATGCTAATGGAGGTATTTGCAAGGAAGAAGCCTATGGATGAAATGTTCAATGGAGATCTAACCTTGAAAAGTTGGGTGGAGTCATTAGCTGATTCGATGATAGAGGTTGTGGATGCCAATCTATTGAGGAGAGAGGATGAAGACTTTGCCACAAAGCTGAGCTGTTTGTCCTCCATTATGGCTTTAGCTTTGGCCTGTACAACTGATTCACCTGAGGAGAGGATTGACATGAAAGATGTGGTAGTTGGACTTAAGAAGATCAAAATCGAACTGTTGACATAA